In a single window of the Salvelinus alpinus chromosome 15, SLU_Salpinus.1, whole genome shotgun sequence genome:
- the LOC139540355 gene encoding dnaJ homolog subfamily B member 9-like yields the protein MATSQSAFAFAVCILIITELILAKKDYYDILGVPKDANERQIKKAFHKLAMKYHPDKNKSPDAETKFRDIAEAYETLSDEKRRQEYDQFGHGTFHNDGTKGRNGPNVHQPFNFGDMFKDFDIYSQNRHARHKRHFEDHFRAHQEAHHSRHKRHSQGAFGAAGGGGFDGMFNDMKKFTFHRDTTKQTESRFQSTTAKQHCRTVTQRRGNMVTTYTDCTGS from the exons ATGGCAACTTCACAGTCAGCCTTCGCATTTGCAGTTTGTATCCTGATAATAACAGAGTTAATACTGGCCAAAAAGGACTACTATGACATATTGGGAGTGCCGAAAGATGCCAACGAGCGTCAGATAAAGAAGGCTTTTCACAAGCTGGCTATGAAGTATCACCCAGACAAGAACAAGAGCCCAGATGCTGAGACAAAGTTCAGAGACATTGCTGAGG CATATGAAACATTGTCAGACGAGAAGAGGAGACAAGAGTATGACCAGTTTGGACATGGCACATTCCATAACGATGGAACCAAAGGCAGAAACGGGCCAAACGTCCACCAGCCCTTCAACTTTGGCGACATGTTCAAGGACTTTGATATTTACAGCCAGAACCGGCACGCCCGTCACAAGAGGCACTTCGAGGATCACTTCCGGGCCCACCAGGAGGCCCATCACAGCAGACACAAGAGACACTCCCAGGGTGCTTTTGGAGCAGCAGGTGGTGGTGGCTTTGACGGCATGTTTAACGACATGAAGAAGTTTACTTTTCACAGGGACACTACTAAGCAGACTGAGAGCAGGTTTCAGAGTACTACAGCGAAGCAACACTGCAGAACAGTGACACAACGCAGGGGGAACATGGTCACCACGTACACTGACTGCACTGGCTCCTGA